A stretch of Ipomoea triloba cultivar NCNSP0323 chromosome 13, ASM357664v1 DNA encodes these proteins:
- the LOC116001140 gene encoding zinc finger BED domain-containing protein RICESLEEPER 2-like: MKTTNSNEQTQEHNIREFEMNVEINYVELNEVNDGGANVDNLDVNGDEEQNVNVDVGDEKGDDEKECENNDNQDQFQRKKRKKVSKAHVDFSEVTSKDGSIKLQCVDIIDGVMKSTKYWGIEHKIFTISVDNASNNDVAVRIAKETFSKSPKLPLGGKLFHVRLLKFPEIVHHLGNPVKKLILDCVTRWNSTYEMLVVAIKVKDAFPIFAEREPSYKCCPSLEDWSKIEHVLSILEVFYEATQVISGTNYPISNVFLGVVWRVKHVVNENEFHHEELIRDMIEKMKTKFDKYWGDCNLLMSIGAILDPRYKMRLVDFAFNQIYNANDARINVMKVRDALHDLFYEYVEMDNMKTRKGSSSMQNAGSLLITSSCSTSKGKLVLSGLSLYDKYLDTVEDITPNKSELDIYLEEGVYRCQDGEVTSEFDALTWWKSHELKFSILSKLARDVLAIPISTVASEATFSAGTRVLDPHRAKLSFDGASFGLWSRLGSSTSWDQ, from the exons ATGAAGACAACAAATTCAAATGAGCAAACACAAGAACATAATATTAGAGAATTTGAGATGAATGTG gaaattaattatgttgagTTGAATGAAGTTAATGATGGAGGTGCTAATGTAGACAACTTGGATGTTAATGGTGATGAGGAACAAAATGTAAATGTAGATGTTGGAGATGAAAAAGGTGATGATGAGAAGGAATGTGAGAATAATGATAATCAAGACCAATTtcaaaggaagaaaagaaagaaggtaTCAAAAGCTCACGTTGATTTTAGTGAAGTTACTTCAAAGGATGGAAGTATAAAGCTACAAT GTGTTGATATCATTGATGGGGTTATGAAGTCCACAAAATATTGGGGAATCGAACATAAAATCTTCACAATTTCAGTGGATAATGCTTCAAACAATGATGTTGCGGTTCGAATTGCCAAAGAAACTTTCTCTAAGAGTCCTAAGCTACCTTTGGGTGGTAAGCTATTTCATGTCAG GTTGTTAAAGTTTCCTGAAATTGTGCATCATTTGGGAAATCCTGTGAAAAAGTTAATTCTTGATTGTGTTACCCGCTGGAATTCTACATATGAAATGTTAGTTGTAGCCATTAAAGTTAAGGACGCATTTCCAATATTTGCTGAAAGAGAGCCTTCATATAAATGTTGTCCTAGCTTGGAAGATTGGAGTAAAATAGAGCATGTTCTTAGCATCTTAGAGGTTTTTTATGAAGCTACTCAAGTGATCTCTGGAACTAACTATCCCATTTCTAATGTTTTTCTTGGTGTGGTTTGGAGGGTCAAGCATGTTGTAAATGAAAATGAGTTTCATCATGAAGAGTTGATTAGAGATATGATTGaaaagatgaagacaaaatttgacaaatattgGGGTGATTGCAATCTTTTGATGTCTATTGGAGCAATACTTGATCCTAGGTACAAAATGAGATTAGTTGATTTTGCtttcaatcaaatatataatgcGAATGATGCCCGTATAAATGTGATGAAGGTTCGGGATGCATTACATGACTTGTTCTATGAATATGTTGAAATGGATAACATGAAAACTCGAAAAGGTAGTTCTTCTATGCAAAATGCGGGGAGTTTGTTAATTACTTCATCATGCTCAACTTCTAAAGGAAAATTAGTCCTTTCTGGTTTGTCTTTGTATGATAAATATTTGGACACTGTTGAAGATATAACTCCAAACAAATCGGAGTTGGACATTTACTTGGAGGAAGGGGTTTATAGGTGTCAAGATGGTGAAGTAACCTCCGAATTTGATGCCTTAACTTGGTGGAAATCTCATGAATTGAAGTTTAGTATTTTGTCAAAATTAGCACGTGATGTTTTAGCTATTCCAATTAGTACTGTGGCATCAGAAGCCACATTCAGTGCAGGCACTCGAGTTTTAGATCCTCATCGTGCTAAACTATCTTTTGATGGTGCAAGTTTTGGTTTGTGGAGCAGATTGGGTTCGTCAACTTCATGGGATCAATAA